A single genomic interval of Eurosta solidaginis isolate ZX-2024a chromosome 3, ASM4086904v1, whole genome shotgun sequence harbors:
- the RpS23 gene encoding small ribosomal subunit protein uS12 codes for MGKPRGLRTARKHVNHRRDQRWADKDYKKAHLGTRWKANPFGGASHAKGIVLEKVGVEAKQPNSAIRKCVRVQLIKNGKKITAFVPRDGSLNYIEENDEVLVAGFGRKGHAVGDIPGVRFKVVKVANVSLLALYKEKKERPRS; via the exons gCAAGCCAAGAGGTCTTCGCACAGCCAGGAAGCACGTGAATCATCGCCGCGATCAGCGTTGGGCTGATAAAGATTACAAAAAGGCACATTTAGGAACGAGATGGAAGGCTAATCCTTTTGGTGGAGCATCTCATGCCAAAGGCATCGTACTCGAAAAAGT TGGTGTTGAAGCCAAACAGCCTAACTCTGCCATTCGTAAGTGCGTGAGGGTGCAACTCATCAAGAATGGTAAAAAAATTACTGCATTCGTACCCCGTGACGGTAGCTTAAACTACATTGAAGAAAATGACGAAGTTTTAGTTGCTGGTTTCGGTCGTAAAGGTCATGCCGTTGGTGATATTCCGGGTGTTCGGTTCAAGGTGGTTAAAGTTGCCAACGTTTCTTTGCTTGCTTTGTACAAGGAAAAGAAGGAACGTCCTAGATCGTAA